The Deinococcus planocerae genome has a window encoding:
- a CDS encoding DUF6960 family protein: MEKVRRFGLYPWFEEHGSHLIHPDDLDAWRALGPYGRVFELRGEEGEYFALGYGDQVFRVRPGLWRELRDVPFGVGDRVQTQDRNEAIIHEALWHHQHKQAFYLIAKRGKRSTKRYFKYDLT; this comes from the coding sequence ATGGAGAAGGTTCGTCGGTTCGGGCTGTATCCCTGGTTCGAGGAACATGGCAGCCATCTCATCCACCCTGACGACCTCGACGCTTGGAGAGCTTTGGGGCCGTACGGTCGGGTTTTCGAGCTGCGCGGCGAGGAAGGCGAATACTTTGCCCTTGGGTATGGCGACCAAGTTTTCCGGGTACGGCCCGGGTTATGGCGTGAACTGCGTGATGTGCCCTTCGGCGTGGGGGACCGAGTGCAAACCCAGGACCGAAACGAAGCCATCATCCACGAGGCGCTGTGGCATCATCAACACAAGCAAGCGTTCTATCTCATTGCAAAACGAGGTAAGCGCAGCACAAAGCGTTATTTCAAATACGACCTTACTTGA